The Bacteroidia bacterium DNA segment GGTTTGCGCCTAAGTGTCCGATTAGCTGTACGTTGTTTTTTAAATTACTCATGACTGTTAAATTTTAAATTGGTTAATAATTTTGTTAAGTTCGTTTGAATTCGTTATTTCGTTTCGATTTCAAGTGCAAAGGTGTAACGGTTCTAAATTCTGATTCGGTATTTAACCATTTAATTCCCGAACTAAGTGTTTGTAACCGTTTGTTGTCGAATAATTAATGTAACAATTACAGCAATGGAAAAAACCTGTTTACAATGCCACAAGCCACTCAGAGGTAGAATTGACAAGAAGTTTTGTGATGACTCCTGTCGCAATAATTACAACAACCGTTTACACAGTGAACAAAACAATGTAATCCGAAAAATTAACAATTACTTAAAAAAGAATCGAGCTATTTTAGCACAACTTCTTCCCGAAAATGAGGATTTCATTAAAGTCAAACGAGACAAATTACTCAACGGAGGATTTAGATTTGAATACCATACCCACACTTATGTTACTCAAAAACAACAAACCTATCTCTATTGTTATGAATACGGCTATTTGCCACTCGAACAAGACATGATGCTGATTGTTAAAAGAAACGAAAGCTAAAAATAACCACAGTTTTTGGTTACACCAACTTTGATAAAGCTGTTGGTGTATAAAGATAATAAGAAGGAGAGTTGAAATATTGTGCAAAGCAGGTATGTTGTGCCCATAATCTATTTTCTACAAACATAGCTATCAAAAAATCTTTTTGTCATTGATTGATTATTACATTATTTTGCCTGCTCATTGGCAAAAGAAAAAAAATATAGAAAACGCACCTCTTTTTTCCCTACTGTGATGAGCATAGGGATTGTGCTTTTTCTTACCGGAATGTTGGGGTTGATTTATCATTTCTCACACCAGATGGATGACTATTTCAGAGAGAATTTTGAATTAAGAATTTTCTTGCAAGATGGCACGGATGAAAAGGATGGTGTTGATTTAAGTATGCAGCTCAAAAAAATGAAGGAGGTTAAGAGCGCAGAGTTCATCAGCAAAGATGAAGCTGCGCAAAAAGAAATAGAGGAACAAGGTATCAATTTTATTGAAAGCCTGGGTTATAATCCACTTCCTCATGCCATTTTTATCAAATTGCACTCTGACTTTACCAATGAAAACCAAGTAAACAAATTTGTAACAAACTTAAAAAAGAACAAAACTGTTGAGAGCGTTAGCTATCCTGAGAATATATTGACTTTGGTTAATGAAAACCTGAAAACGATTGAATTGGCTCTCCTCATCTTTGTGGCGGTATTCTTGCTGGCTGCTTTATTTGTAATAAACAACACAATCAGGTTGAATATTTTTGCACGTAGGTTTTTAATCAAAAGCATGCAATTTGTAGGGGCAACGGATGGCTTCATCATTAAGCCATTTGTCAAAATGTATTTAGTACAGGGTATTGCAGGAGCATTTGTCGCTATTGCATTGAATGCGGCTGTTCTTTATTTGATTCACCGCACCTTTAAAGGGTTAATTCATTTTAATGAACCTCTTCCATTTGTGATTATTGCAAGTGCTTTGATTTTACTCGCAATTATCATTATTTTGCCTGCAACATATTTTGCTTGCAGAAAGTATTTAAGATTGGATATTAACAAACTATATTAATAAAACACGCAACATGAGTAAGAAAGATAAAAAAACTACTATTTCTAAAGCTCCGGTTTCACACAATACAGAACCCATGGTGTTTGGGAAAAAGAATTACATGCTATTAATTGCGAGTGCAGTTATAGTGATAATTGGTTTTTTCTTAATGACCGGTTCCAATGGAGATGTAGTGGATGTGAAGAGCAGACAGCTAACCATAGCAC contains these protein-coding regions:
- a CDS encoding permease-like cell division protein FtsX; this translates as MAKEKKYRKRTSFFPTVMSIGIVLFLTGMLGLIYHFSHQMDDYFRENFELRIFLQDGTDEKDGVDLSMQLKKMKEVKSAEFISKDEAAQKEIEEQGINFIESLGYNPLPHAIFIKLHSDFTNENQVNKFVTNLKKNKTVESVSYPENILTLVNENLKTIELALLIFVAVFLLAALFVINNTIRLNIFARRFLIKSMQFVGATDGFIIKPFVKMYLVQGIAGAFVAIALNAAVLYLIHRTFKGLIHFNEPLPFVIIASALILLAIIIILPATYFACRKYLRLDINKLY
- a CDS encoding DUF3098 domain-containing protein, whose product is MSKKDKKTTISKAPVSHNTEPMVFGKKNYMLLIASAVIVIIGFFLMTGSNGDVVDVKSRQLTIAPIVVMLGFGLAIYSVIAKSKDDNVESAE